The genomic DNA CATCCCTGGTCTGATCAGGAAGTTCGCTCGGCTGTTGGGCACGTGGTTGGTCACGCCACAGCCGGAGAAACAGAAAAACCCCAGGTGAACTGGGGTCTCTGCTGGTGTCCGAGGGGGGACTTGAACCCCCACGCCCGATAAAGGGCACTAGCACCTCAAGCTAGCGCGTCTGCCATTCCGCCACCCGGACCGGGTTTCGCGTCGCTCCGGGTGCTCCCCGCGGCGACACGGATAACTCTACCAGGGGTTCGAGGCGCCCTTCACCCTCATATCCCGTGGTCAGGCGGGGTGTCCGGCGGTTTCGGCGGGGTGACGCAGCGTGAGGGGCCGGACTCACGGGGTGTGGACCACCTGGCCCGCGTACGACAGGTTGCCGCCGAAGCCGAAGAGGAGGGCCGGGGAGCCGGGAGGGACGTCGCCGCAGGCTACCAGCTTGGACAGCGCCATGGGGATGGACGCGGCCGAGGTGTTGCCGGACTCCGTGACGTCCCGGGCGACGACCGCGTTGACCGCGCCTATGCGCAGGGCCAGGGGCTCGATGATGCGGAGGTTCGCCTGGTGGAGGACGATCGCCCCCAGCTCCTCCACGGCGATGCCGGAGCGCTCGCAGACCTGCCGAGCGAGGGGCGGGAGCCGGGTGGTGGCCCAGCGGTAGACGGCCTGACCCTCCTGGGCGAAGCGGGGCGGGGTGCCCTCGATGCGGACCGCGTGGCCCATCTCGGGGACGGAACCCCACAGGACCGGGCCGATGCCGGGGGCGCCCGCGGGGGCGGCCTCCACGACGGCCGCGCCGGCGCCGTCGCCGAGCAGGACGCAGGTCGTGCGGTCGGTCCAGTCGGCGATCTCCGTCATCTTGTCCGCGCCGACGACCAGGGCGCGGTGCGCCGAGCCGGCCCGTACGGCGTGGTCGGCGACGGCGAGGGCGTGGGTGAAGCCCGCGCAGACGACGTTCAGGTCCATGGTGGCCGGGGAGGCCATGCCGAGCCGGGCGGCGACGCGGGCGGCCATGTTCGGGGAGCGGTCGATCGCGGTGGAGGTGGCGACGACGACCAGGTCGACGTCCGCGGGCGCCAGTCCGGCCGAGGCGAGGGCCTTCGCGGCCGCCTCGGCCGCCAGCTTGTCGACCGGCTCCTCCGGCCCGGCCATGTGACGGGTGCGGATGCCGACGCGGCTGCGGATCCACTCGTCGCTGGTGTCGACCAGCGCGGCCAGGTCGTCGTTGGTGAGCACCTTGGCGGGCTGGTAGTGCCCAAGCGCGGCGATACGAGTGCCCGTCATGCCCGGGGACCCCCTCGACTGATCGGTACGTGATGGACAAGAATCCCAAGTCTGGTCAGCGACCCGCGGGTAACCCGTCGCGTGATCCCACAGCATTCGCGTCCACCGCTTGGAGGGTCCACCACATCCCCGCCACCCGGCCCGCCGACGCGCACTGTGGAGGACAATGTCCCCGGAAAGCAGTACGGCCACGGCAAAAGGACGGGAGATATGGGGCGGGTCACGGAAAGGCGGCGCATAATCCGGGTCCGGGACGGCGCCGTGTCCGCCCGGCCCGACACGCTCGTCGTCGAGGAGCCGCTGGAGATCCGGCTGAACGGCAGGCCCCTCGCCGTCACCATGCGCACGCCGGGCGACGACTTCGCGCTCGCCGTCGGGTTCCTGGTCAGCGAGGGCGTCCTCGGCTCGGCGGAGGAGGTGCGGAACGTCGCGTACTGCGCGGGCGCCCGCGACGGCGGCGGCAACACGTACAACGTGGTCGACGTGCGGCTCGCGCCGGACGTGCCCGTGCCCGACATCACGCTGGAGCGGAACGTCTACACGACCTCCTCGTGCGGGCTGTGCGGCAAGGCCAGCCTGGACGCGGTGCGCACCACCGCCCGGTTCGCCCTAGCCGACGGCCCGCCGGTGCGGGTCGGGGTGGACGTGCTGACCGCGCTGCCCGACCGGCTCCGGGCCGCCCAGGAGGTGTTCGAGCGGACGGGCGGGCTGCACGCGGCGGCGCTGTTCTCGGCCTCGGGCGGGCTGCTCGACGTACGGGAGGACGTGGGGCGGCACAACGCCGTCGACAAGGTGGTCGGGCGCGCTCTGCGGGAGGGGCGGCTGCCGCTGGGAGGGACGGTGCTGATGGTGTCGGGGCGGGCCTCCTTCGAGCTGGCGCAGAAGGCCGTGATGGCGGGCGTCCCGGTGCTGGCGGCGGTCTCGGCGCCGTCGTCGCTCGCCGTGGACCTGGCCGCCGAGACCGGACTGACGCTGGTCGGGTTCCTGCGGGGCGGGTCGATGAACGTGTACGCCGGGGAGCACCGCCTCCTGGACGCGGACGGGGTCCCCCTGTCGGCCGGGTGAGCGCGCCGCCCGCGTCCGTCCCCGCACGGTCGGCGCCGCCGCGGGCCGCGGGGCCGTTCCGGGGTGCGGCACCGCCCCGCCCCCGGGAACCGTTCCCGGCCGGGACCGTCCCGGGCTGCGGGAGCGTTCCGGACCGCGGCGTCTCCCGGCTGGGAGACGCCGCGGACTGAAACCGCCCGGTCCGGGGCGTCACCCCGGGCCGCGGGCTCGGGGCGGCCCCGAGCCGAGGGAGCGCACCGGATCGGGGGGCCGTCCCGGACCGGGGGGGCCGCCCCGGGCTGCGGGGGCGTCCCGCGCGGCGGGCGCCGGGGCGCCCGGGGGTCAGCGGGTGCGGCGGCGGGTCTCCGACGGCGGGTCGATCATCTGCAGCGCGAGCGCCGCGGGCGGCTCGGCCGCGCCCGGACCCCCGCCTCGGCCCAGGCGACGAGGTCGTCCAGGCAGTCGTCGTCCAGCACCCAGCCGATCCACGCGGCACGGGCGCCGCGGCGCCGGGCCTCGGTGGAGGGCTGGACGACCACGACGTTGGCCTGACCGCACGGCCCCAGGCAGTCGCTCGTGCGGACCGCCAGCCTCCCGCCGGAGGCCTCCGCGGCCTGCCGCAGCCGCTCCAGCTGGCCCGCGTGGTCGGTTCCGGGGTTCTTGCGCGCGTCGCCGCAGCAGCAGCCCCGGCAGACGACGAGCGAGCAGGGCCGGGCGGCTCCGGGGCGTATCCGGCCGCGGGTCACCGCGCGCCGCCCGGGCGGCGCGCGAGGAGGACGGCGGGGCGGGGGGCGCGGGTCGCGGATGCGGGCATGGCCCTCACCGTAACGGGCGTGATCACGGTCCTCCGGGGCGGGTGCAGCCGGGGTGGCGTCGGGTGGCGTGAAGCGGTGTCCCGCCGGCCGGGGCGGCGGGCCGGGGGCCCGGATCCGCGTGGTCGTCCCGTGTGGATTCGGTGGAGGTTCTCGTCACTCTTGCTGACCTGCGGGTCAGTAATAAGCGCCCCTGCCCCGCCGTGACCACGCCATCACTCTCTGACCAGTGACGACGTCGCTTGTCCGGACTTCGGGAAGAGCCTCCCGCCCCCACTGTCCGTCCGGTACCGTCACCCTCCGCTGT from Streptomyces sp. MRC013 includes the following:
- the fdhD gene encoding formate dehydrogenase accessory sulfurtransferase FdhD; amino-acid sequence: MGRVTERRRIIRVRDGAVSARPDTLVVEEPLEIRLNGRPLAVTMRTPGDDFALAVGFLVSEGVLGSAEEVRNVAYCAGARDGGGNTYNVVDVRLAPDVPVPDITLERNVYTTSSCGLCGKASLDAVRTTARFALADGPPVRVGVDVLTALPDRLRAAQEVFERTGGLHAAALFSASGGLLDVREDVGRHNAVDKVVGRALREGRLPLGGTVLMVSGRASFELAQKAVMAGVPVLAAVSAPSSLAVDLAAETGLTLVGFLRGGSMNVYAGEHRLLDADGVPLSAG
- a CDS encoding beta-ketoacyl-ACP synthase 3 — encoded protein: MTGTRIAALGHYQPAKVLTNDDLAALVDTSDEWIRSRVGIRTRHMAGPEEPVDKLAAEAAAKALASAGLAPADVDLVVVATSTAIDRSPNMAARVAARLGMASPATMDLNVVCAGFTHALAVADHAVRAGSAHRALVVGADKMTEIADWTDRTTCVLLGDGAGAAVVEAAPAGAPGIGPVLWGSVPEMGHAVRIEGTPPRFAQEGQAVYRWATTRLPPLARQVCERSGIAVEELGAIVLHQANLRIIEPLALRIGAVNAVVARDVTESGNTSAASIPMALSKLVACGDVPPGSPALLFGFGGNLSYAGQVVHTP